The following are from one region of the Periophthalmus magnuspinnatus isolate fPerMag1 chromosome 5, fPerMag1.2.pri, whole genome shotgun sequence genome:
- the arpc4 gene encoding actin-related protein 2/3 complex subunit 4, protein MTATLRPYLNAVRATLQAALCLENFSSQVVERHNKPEVEVRSSKELLLQPVIVSRNEKEKVLIEGSINSVRVSIAVKQADEIEKILCHKFMRFMMMRAENFFILRRKAVEGYDISFLITNFHTEQMYKHKLVDFVIHFMEEIDKEISEMKLSVNARARIVAEEFLKNF, encoded by the exons ACGGCTACACTGCGCCCGTATCTGAATGCGGTCCGGGCCACGCTGCAGGCCGCTCTGTGTTTGGAGAACTTCTCGTCTCAGGTTGTGGAGCGGCACAACAAGCCCGAGGTGGAGGTCAG GAGCAGTAAAGAGCTGCTGCTTCAGCCAGTAATCGTCAGCCgaaatgagaaggagaaggtTCTGATCGAGGGCTCCATAAACTCAGTGCGAGTGAGCATTGCTGTCAAACAG GCCGATGAGATCGAGAAGATCCTGTGCCACAAGTTCATGCGGTTCATGATGATGAGGGCAGAGAATTTCTTCATCTTAAGGAGGAAAGCAGTTGAG GGCTATGACATCagttttctgatcacaaactTCCACACAGAGCAGATGTACAAACACAAACTAGTGGACTTTGTCATTCACTTCATGGAGGAGATCGACAAAGAGATCAGTGAGATGAAGCTGTCTGTCAATGCCAGGGCCAGGATTGTCGCCGAAGAGTTCCTCAAAAAT TTCTAA